The proteins below are encoded in one region of Oncorhynchus kisutch isolate 150728-3 linkage group LG14, Okis_V2, whole genome shotgun sequence:
- the lratd2a gene encoding protein LRATD2a, with protein MGNQVDKIKQSQQSYAEVPTVDPNGLDTEEGPRIGVSYIFSTDDEEQEGENRNVDGADKEHHTGTEHKHCDKSNEVDCAVYHRGECIYEKSVKTAGMETYSPEILLNKCRAGDLVEFVTTGQYPHWAVYVGDFQVVHLHRAEIKNSFLTDASQGRRCRIVNELYKFKALSAEMVVQNAMEQVGAKDRELSWRNSECFAAWCRFGKREFKMGGEIRIGKQPYRLKILMSDKQSHMLEFQCLEDLIMEKRRHDQVGRTSVVQELANHLNSVGEIKRNPLSDPITAQTAQ; from the coding sequence ATGGGCAACCAGGTGGATAAAATTAAACAGTCACAACAAAGTTACGCAGAAGTTCCCACAGTGGACCCCAACGGGCTGGACACTGAGGAGGGTCCTCGGATCGGAGTGTCATATATTTTCTCAACAGATGACGAGGAACAGGAGGGTGAAAACCGTAACGTAGATGGAGCGGATAAGGAGCACCACACTGGTACGGAACATAAACACTGCGACAAGAGCAACGAGGTGGATTGCGCCGTTTACCACCGGGGGGAATGTATTTACGAGAAGAGCGTCAAGACCGCGGGCATGGAAACCTACTCCCCCGAGATCCTACTAAACAAATGCAGGGCAGGTGACCTGGTGGAGTTTGTAACCACGGGACAGTACCCCCACTGGGCGGTGTATGTCGGTGACTTCCAGGTGGTGCACCTGCACAGAGCAGAGATAAAGAACAGCTTCCTGACAGACGCCAGCCAGGGAAGGAGATGTAGGATagtcaacgagctgtataaatTCAAAGCCCTCAGCGCCGAGATGGTGGTTCAGAACGCTATGGAACAGGTAGGAGCTAAAGACAGAGAGTTGAGCTGGAGAAATTCAGAGTGCTTTGCCGCTTGGTGCAGGTTTGGCAAACGGGAGTTCAAAATGGGCGGGGAGATCCGGATAGGAAAACAGCCATACAGGTTAAAGATCCTGATGTCAGATAAACAGTCTCACATGCTGGAGTTCCAGTGTTTAGAGGACTTGAtcatggagaagaggagacacgACCAGGTGGGAAGGACATCAGTGGTCCAGGAGCTGGCCAATCATTTGAACAGTGTCGGGGAGATCAAAAGGAATCCACTCAGTGATCCAATAACAGCACAGACCGCACAGTGA